The following proteins come from a genomic window of Montipora capricornis isolate CH-2021 chromosome 9, ASM3666992v2, whole genome shotgun sequence:
- the LOC138016727 gene encoding girdin-like, with product MAATASLPSSSLSPSQSLSSSHSSEGSCSFVVVEKTSSMDKNAQVSQLNGEEKQEVKLKNESPVEAGSASHEDLIQRVQGLTLENEELKGVLVENNKLLEKYFQDLAGMQKNQKQAYETLCKGYDQAKEVVKKLQEKNQSLKAELKSEQIKNQQLEKQVKKFKGEKLSHSSSEVKPSTPKQFQSLNQEIKRLEGEKAMLEINNSKMQEHISCLRTSLHEAEKSTIEGDERETLVSMGSLIPSSDQTSMESMQSRYSKLETDKEILLVDLQKITIEKEQIQQQYQNLEEEHKLVRKHLAELEQIKTLDNAAVVESGQVTEISCQLQKQTESLKTLKEELDSVKEERAEFKKRVDELVDELIKERSKVEGAVLQANHTSSETTQHVEQEGADIKKLNEEIFNLTHERDSYKKELDALQTHLEAAKVRTIILNLSVILRCPSKGAFLTKIGCAWFCLFRLLILHWYNQLIYLHCAFPQNINSRSMNIFRGFLHGMPQRKRVF from the exons ATGGCAGCAACAGCATCTTTGCCTTCAAGCAGTCTTTCTCCCTCACAGAGTTTGAGCAGTTCCCACTCAAGTGAAGGAAGCTGTAGCTTTGTCGTAGTGGAAAAAACTTCGTCCATGGATAAAAATGCACAAGTCTCGCAACTGAATGGAGAAGAGAAGCAGGAGGTGAAGCTTAAAAATGAAAGTCCAGTGGAAGCCGGAAGTGCTTCTCATGAAGACCTCATTCAACGCGTTCAAGGGCTGACTCTAGAGAACGAGGAACTTAAAGGTGTGCTCGTTGAAAACAATAAACTCCTTGAG AAATATTTTCAAGATCTAGCAGGTATGCAGAAAAACCAAAAGCAGGCCTATGAAACATTGTGTAAAGGCTACGATCAAGCAAAAGAAGTGGTAAAAAAACTGCAAGAGAAGAATCAAAGTTTAAAAGCAGAGCTTAAAAGTGAACAAATCAAAAATCAGCAACTGGAGAAGCAGGTTAAGAAATTCAAGGGAGAGAAGCTGAGTCACTCTTCCTCTGAAGTTAAACCAAGCACTCCCAAACAATTCCAATCTCTGAACCAGGAAATCAAAAGACTCGAGGGTGAAAAGGCAATGCTGGAGATAAACAACAGCAAGATGCAAGAGCATATCTCTTGCTTGAGAACATCACTTCACGAGGCTGAAAAG AGCACCATAGAGGGTGATGAACGTGAAACACTGGTATCCATGGGCTCTTTAATACCATCATCAGATCAAACCAGCATGGAATCAATGCAGAGCAGATACAGCAAACTGgaaacagacaaagaaatacTGCTTGTGGATCTGCAGAAGATAACGATTGAAAAAGAGCAGATTCAACAGCAGTATCAGAATTTGGAGGAGGAACACAAATTGGTCAGGAAGCATCTTGCTGAACTAGAGCAGATAAAGACCTTAGACAATGCTGCTGTTGTTGAATCAGGACAGGTGACAGAGATTTCTTGTCAGCTTCAAAAGCAGACTGAGTCACTAAAAACACTGAAAGAGGAGCTAGATTCTGTGAAAGAAGAGAGAGCGGAATTTAAGAAGAGGGTTGATGAACTTGTGGATGAGCTCATTAag GAACGCTCCAAGGTAGAAGGAGCAGTGTTACAAGCTAATCATACTTCAAGTGAAACAACCCAACATGTTGAACAGGAAGGTGCAGACATCAAAAAGCTCAATGAGGAAATCTTTAATTTGACTCACGAGAGGGATTCTTACAAAAAAGAGTTGGATGCACTTCAAACACATCTTGAGGCAGCAAAGGTTAGGACAATAATTTTAAATCTTTCTGTGATTCTGAGATGTCCATCTAAAGGTGCATTCTTGACTAAAATTGGATGTGCAtggttttgtttgtttagaTTACTGATCTTACACTGGTATAACCAACTTATTTATCTCCATTGTGCATTTCCTCAAAACATCAATTCCAGATCAATGAACATTTTTAGGGGGTTCCTGCATGGGATGCCACAAAGAAAAAGGGTATTTTGA